The following coding sequences lie in one Sphingomonas sp. M1-B02 genomic window:
- the ybaL gene encoding YbaL family putative K(+) efflux transporter, giving the protein MHHTPLIAMIVAGLVIAFVMGSIAHRLKVSPIAGYLVAGVLVGPFTPGFVGDADLAGELAEIGVILLMFGVGLHFSLKDLLSVRKVAIPGAVGQITVATLMGMALAWSLGWNLLAGFVFGLALSVASTVVLLRALQGQNLVQTERGRIAVGWLIVEDLAMVLALVLLPALAGALNSAEGATLADVAAPIASTFFKVAGFVAVMLLIGRRLIPAVLQWVVDSGSRELFRLAVLAIALGVAFGAAFVFDVSFALGAFFAGMILGETPMSRQATEETLPLRDAFAVLFFVSVGMLFDPAVLIEQPLPLLATVAIIIVGKSVAAYAIVRALKHGGMTAITAAASLAQIGEFSFILATLGTSLNILPPEGRDLILAGAIISIFLNPFLFSWLVPGRQDPAAVAHDAPILQREHEGHVVLIGYGRVGRLIAADLKAAGQAFALIEDQSDVARQAEEAGIDVVRGNALDSDTLAAANIGAASRLLIAIPEGYEAGVIAKRVRELNQELQIIARAHSDAEVAHLRNLGVLEVVMGEREIATRMLALC; this is encoded by the coding sequence ATGCACCACACACCCCTGATCGCGATGATCGTCGCGGGGCTCGTCATCGCTTTCGTGATGGGATCGATCGCGCATCGGCTAAAGGTCTCGCCGATCGCAGGCTATCTCGTCGCGGGCGTGCTGGTCGGGCCGTTCACGCCGGGCTTCGTTGGCGATGCCGATCTCGCGGGCGAGCTCGCGGAGATCGGCGTCATCCTGCTGATGTTTGGGGTGGGGCTGCATTTCTCGCTGAAGGACCTGCTCTCGGTGCGGAAGGTCGCGATCCCGGGCGCTGTCGGTCAGATCACGGTCGCGACGCTGATGGGCATGGCGCTGGCGTGGAGCCTGGGCTGGAATTTGCTGGCCGGCTTCGTCTTCGGGCTGGCCTTGTCGGTGGCCAGCACCGTGGTGCTGCTGCGCGCGCTGCAGGGGCAAAATCTGGTGCAGACCGAGCGGGGCCGGATCGCGGTCGGCTGGCTGATCGTCGAGGATCTGGCGATGGTGCTGGCGCTGGTATTGCTGCCTGCGCTTGCCGGAGCCCTCAATAGCGCGGAGGGCGCGACTCTTGCCGATGTCGCGGCGCCGATCGCGAGCACCTTCTTCAAGGTGGCCGGTTTCGTCGCAGTGATGTTGCTGATCGGGCGGCGGCTGATCCCGGCGGTGCTGCAATGGGTGGTCGACAGCGGCTCGCGCGAACTGTTTCGCCTCGCAGTGCTGGCGATCGCGCTGGGCGTGGCGTTCGGCGCGGCGTTCGTGTTCGACGTGTCGTTCGCGCTTGGGGCATTCTTCGCCGGCATGATTCTGGGCGAGACGCCGATGAGCCGCCAGGCGACGGAGGAGACGCTTCCGCTGCGCGACGCCTTTGCAGTGCTCTTCTTCGTGTCGGTGGGCATGTTGTTCGATCCGGCGGTGCTGATCGAGCAGCCCCTGCCGCTGCTGGCCACCGTCGCGATCATCATCGTCGGCAAGTCGGTCGCGGCCTATGCGATCGTCCGCGCGCTGAAACATGGTGGAATGACCGCGATCACTGCCGCGGCGAGCCTGGCGCAGATCGGCGAATTTTCCTTCATCCTGGCGACGCTGGGAACCAGCCTGAACATATTGCCGCCGGAGGGCCGCGACCTGATCCTGGCCGGCGCGATCATCTCGATCTTCCTGAACCCGTTCCTGTTCAGCTGGCTCGTTCCCGGGCGGCAGGATCCAGCGGCGGTGGCGCACGATGCCCCGATCTTGCAGCGCGAGCATGAGGGGCATGTGGTGCTGATCGGCTATGGCCGGGTGGGCCGGCTGATCGCCGCCGACTTGAAGGCGGCGGGGCAGGCCTTTGCACTGATCGAGGACCAGAGCGACGTCGCCCGCCAGGCCGAGGAAGCGGGGATCGACGTGGTCCGCGGCAACGCGCTCGACAGCGACACCCTGGCCGCCGCCAATATCGGCGCGGCGAGCCGGCTGCTGATCGCGATTCCCGAAGGCTATGAGGCGGGGGTGATCGCCAAGCGAGTGCGCGAACTCAATCAGGAACTGCAGATCATCGCGCGTGCGCATTCGGACGCCGAGGTGGCGCATCTGCGCAACCTCGGCGTGCTGGAAGTGGTAATGGGCGAGCGCGAGATCGCGACGCGGATGCTCGCTCTCTGCTGA
- the rplS gene encoding 50S ribosomal protein L19: MNVIQTIEAENIAKFNETKKIPEFRPGDTLKVGVKVVEGERTRVQNYEGVCIARSNKGMGSNFTVRKISFGEGVERVFPLYSPNIDSIEVVRRGVVRRAKLYYLRGRTGKSARIAERRDPRPAKDATAAE; this comes from the coding sequence ATGAACGTCATCCAGACGATCGAGGCGGAAAACATCGCCAAGTTCAACGAGACGAAGAAGATTCCCGAATTCCGCCCCGGCGATACGCTGAAGGTCGGCGTGAAGGTCGTCGAAGGCGAGCGCACCCGCGTGCAGAATTATGAAGGCGTGTGCATCGCACGCTCGAACAAGGGCATGGGCTCCAACTTCACCGTGCGGAAGATTTCGTTCGGCGAGGGTGTCGAGCGCGTATTCCCGCTATATTCGCCTAACATCGACAGCATCGAAGTCGTCCGCCGCGGTGTCGTGCGTCGTGCGAAGCTCTATTATCTGCGTGGCCGCACCGGCAAGTCGGCCCGCATCGCCGAGCGCCGCGATCCGCGTCCGGCCAAGGATGCGACCGCAGCCGAATAA
- the trmD gene encoding tRNA (guanosine(37)-N1)-methyltransferase TrmD has product MAFAATVLTLYPEMFPGPLGISLAGRALREGLWSLDAVQIRDFATDKHRSVDHTPAGGGAGMVMRADVLGAALDSVPAGRPVLAMTPRGRTLDQARVRALAEGPGVTILCGRFEGIDERIFEARAIEPVSIGDYILSGGEMAALTLLDACIRLLPGVMGAASSGMDESFETGLLEYPQYTRPVEWEGRTIPEVLRSGDHARIAAWRKSMAETDTRLRRPDLWERHEGARVLSPSGARRQKEE; this is encoded by the coding sequence ATGGCCTTCGCCGCAACCGTCCTAACGCTTTATCCCGAGATGTTTCCCGGGCCGCTCGGCATTTCTCTTGCGGGCCGCGCGCTGCGCGAGGGGCTGTGGAGCCTCGACGCCGTCCAGATCCGCGATTTCGCGACCGACAAGCATCGTTCGGTGGACCATACGCCGGCGGGCGGCGGGGCGGGGATGGTGATGCGGGCGGATGTGCTGGGCGCGGCGCTGGACAGCGTGCCGGCGGGGCGGCCGGTGCTGGCGATGACGCCGCGCGGCCGGACGCTCGACCAGGCGCGGGTGCGCGCGCTGGCTGAGGGGCCGGGGGTCACGATCCTGTGCGGGCGGTTCGAGGGGATCGACGAGCGGATATTCGAGGCGCGCGCGATCGAGCCGGTGTCGATCGGCGACTATATCCTGTCGGGCGGCGAGATGGCCGCGCTGACCCTGCTCGATGCTTGCATTCGCCTGCTCCCCGGCGTAATGGGCGCGGCTTCAAGTGGCATGGACGAGAGCTTCGAGACGGGGCTGCTCGAATATCCGCAATATACCCGACCCGTCGAATGGGAAGGGCGCACGATCCCCGAAGTGCTGCGATCGGGGGATCATGCGCGGATCGCGGCATGGCGCAAGTCGATGGCCGAGACCGATACACGGCTAAGGAGGCCGGACCTTTGGGAGCGCCATGAGGGCGCTCGGGTCCTGTCTCCCTCTGGTGCGCGGCGACAGAAGGAAGAATGA
- a CDS encoding NAD(P)/FAD-dependent oxidoreductase, whose protein sequence is MDDCIIIGAGPAGLTAAIYLARYHLKIRMFDSGNSRCAMIPCTHNHAGYPNGISGKELLARMLEQAEKYGATRDLAEVTGLHVAEEGFVVRVGDRTYPARSILLATGVVNHRPDMPDSLHNEALQRGLLRYCPVCDGYEVTDKRVGVVGTGDHGMREALFIRGFTADVTLIAPGAAHELPESCQKALDDAGIAHIDGPCGDFRIEGDQISTGTAKGRMAFDSIYPALGSRIRSRLAVQAGARAAEDGCLEVDDHQRTSVPGLFAAGDVAKGLDQISHAMGEAGVAATTIRNMLNEERPIRR, encoded by the coding sequence ATGGACGACTGCATCATCATCGGCGCCGGCCCCGCCGGCCTCACCGCGGCGATCTATCTCGCGCGCTATCACCTCAAGATCCGCATGTTCGACTCCGGCAATAGCCGCTGCGCAATGATCCCCTGCACGCACAACCATGCCGGCTACCCGAACGGCATTTCGGGCAAGGAACTTCTCGCGCGGATGCTCGAGCAGGCCGAGAAATATGGCGCCACCCGCGATCTGGCCGAAGTCACCGGGCTGCACGTCGCCGAGGAAGGGTTTGTAGTGCGCGTCGGTGATCGCACCTATCCCGCCCGCTCGATCCTGCTCGCGACAGGCGTCGTAAACCATCGCCCTGACATGCCCGACTCGCTCCACAACGAAGCGCTCCAGCGCGGGCTGCTGCGCTATTGCCCGGTCTGCGACGGCTATGAAGTCACCGACAAGCGCGTCGGCGTGGTCGGCACCGGCGATCACGGCATGCGGGAGGCGCTGTTCATTCGCGGCTTCACCGCCGACGTGACGCTGATCGCCCCGGGCGCCGCGCACGAGCTTCCCGAAAGCTGCCAGAAGGCGCTCGACGACGCCGGCATCGCCCATATCGACGGCCCCTGCGGCGATTTCCGTATCGAAGGCGACCAGATCAGCACCGGCACCGCCAAGGGGCGCATGGCGTTCGACAGCATCTATCCCGCGCTGGGTTCGCGGATCCGCTCCCGCCTTGCTGTTCAGGCCGGCGCGCGGGCGGCCGAGGACGGCTGCCTCGAAGTCGACGACCATCAGCGCACCTCCGTCCCCGGCCTCTTCGCCGCGGGCGACGTCGCCAAGGGTCTCGACCAGATCAGTCACGCGATGGGCGAAGCGGGCGTTGCCGCCACCACGATTCGCAACATGCTCAACGAAGAACGTCCGATCCGTCGCTAG
- the rimM gene encoding ribosome maturation factor RimM (Essential for efficient processing of 16S rRNA), translating to MTDKPVTLAAVIGAHGIGGEVRLKVFADDLSDHTSFNQGALTLKSLRPGSNGAIARFVEVTDRNAAEALRGTALTVPRSSLPPLAEGEYYHVDLLGLPAVSDAGEALGAVIAIDNFGAGDVIEIERPDGKRFMVPMRPEAVPEWDGERMVIARDFIV from the coding sequence ATGACAGACAAACCGGTCACTCTGGCCGCCGTGATCGGTGCGCATGGCATTGGCGGCGAGGTTCGGCTCAAGGTCTTTGCGGACGACCTTTCCGACCACACAAGCTTTAACCAAGGCGCGTTAACGCTCAAGAGCCTGCGCCCAGGCTCAAACGGCGCGATCGCGCGCTTTGTCGAGGTCACCGACCGCAACGCGGCGGAGGCCCTGCGCGGCACCGCGCTGACGGTGCCTCGCTCTTCGCTGCCGCCGCTGGCGGAGGGGGAATATTATCATGTCGACCTGCTGGGCCTGCCCGCCGTCTCCGACGCGGGCGAGGCACTGGGAGCGGTGATCGCGATCGACAATTTCGGTGCGGGTGACGTGATCGAGATAGAGCGGCCCGACGGCAAGCGCTTCATGGTGCCGATGCGTCCCGAAGCGGTGCCCGAATGGGACGGCGAGCGGATGGTGATTGCCCGCGATTTCATCGTCTAG
- the ffh gene encoding signal recognition particle protein, with product MFESLSDRLGGVFERLRGRGALNEADVRTAMREVRIALLEADVALPVARDFVDKVTEQAVGHQVLRSVTPGQQVVKIVHDALVEMLGSDTSELEIAVTPPAVIMLVGLQGSGKTTTTAKLAKLLAKSQGKKVLMASLDVNRPNAQEQLAVLGTQTDTATLPILAGQQPVDIARRALQSAKLQGFDVLMLDTAGRLHVDQALMDEMKAVADIARPAEILLVVDSLTGQDAVNVAKNFSDQVPLTGVILTRMDGDARGGAALSMRAVTGKPIKFAGMGEKLDAIEPFHPKRVAGRILGMGDVVSLVERAAEAVNEEDAERMANRLAKGQFDMNDLRSQLAQMRRMGGIGALAGMIPGMKKAQPAMAGGAVDEKILLRMDAMIGSMTPKERSRPELLNAKRKIRVAKGSGVTVQDVNKLLKMHQEMQTAMKRLKKMGGLKGMLGMLGKGGPGGGMGGVGNALGGAELGDMMGKMGGSLPGLPGGPNLPAGLENLLKKK from the coding sequence ATGTTCGAAAGTCTGAGCGATCGGCTAGGCGGCGTCTTCGAGCGACTGCGGGGCCGCGGCGCGCTCAACGAAGCCGATGTCCGCACCGCGATGCGCGAAGTGCGGATCGCACTGCTGGAGGCCGATGTCGCGCTTCCGGTGGCGCGCGACTTCGTCGACAAGGTGACCGAACAGGCCGTTGGCCACCAGGTGCTGCGTTCGGTGACGCCGGGCCAGCAGGTGGTGAAGATCGTCCACGACGCGTTGGTCGAGATGCTGGGCTCGGACACGTCCGAGCTCGAGATCGCGGTCACGCCGCCCGCGGTGATCATGCTCGTCGGCCTCCAGGGCTCGGGCAAGACCACGACGACCGCCAAGCTCGCCAAGCTGCTGGCCAAGAGCCAGGGCAAGAAGGTCCTGATGGCGTCGCTCGACGTCAACCGGCCGAACGCGCAGGAGCAGCTGGCGGTGCTCGGCACCCAGACCGATACGGCGACGCTGCCGATCCTGGCGGGGCAGCAGCCGGTCGATATCGCCCGCCGCGCGCTCCAGTCGGCGAAGCTCCAGGGCTTCGACGTCCTGATGCTTGATACCGCGGGCCGTCTCCACGTCGATCAGGCGCTGATGGACGAGATGAAGGCCGTGGCCGACATCGCGAGGCCTGCCGAAATCCTGCTCGTGGTCGACTCGCTGACCGGCCAGGACGCGGTTAACGTCGCAAAGAACTTCTCCGACCAGGTGCCGCTGACCGGCGTGATCCTGACGCGGATGGACGGCGATGCGCGCGGCGGCGCTGCGCTCTCGATGCGCGCGGTCACCGGCAAGCCGATCAAGTTTGCGGGCATGGGCGAGAAGCTCGACGCGATCGAGCCCTTCCATCCCAAGCGGGTTGCGGGCCGCATCCTGGGCATGGGCGACGTCGTCAGCCTGGTCGAGCGCGCGGCCGAGGCGGTCAACGAAGAAGACGCCGAGCGGATGGCGAACCGGCTCGCCAAGGGCCAGTTCGACATGAACGACCTGCGCAGCCAGCTGGCGCAGATGCGCCGGATGGGCGGCATCGGCGCGCTTGCCGGCATGATCCCCGGCATGAAAAAGGCGCAGCCGGCGATGGCCGGCGGCGCGGTCGACGAGAAGATATTGCTCCGGATGGACGCGATGATCGGATCGATGACGCCCAAGGAACGGTCGAGGCCCGAACTGCTCAACGCCAAGCGCAAGATCCGCGTCGCCAAGGGCAGCGGCGTGACCGTTCAGGACGTCAACAAATTGCTCAAGATGCATCAGGAAATGCAGACCGCGATGAAGCGGCTGAAGAAGATGGGTGGATTGAAGGGCATGCTGGGGATGCTCGGCAAGGGTGGCCCCGGCGGCGGCATGGGCGGCGTCGGCAACGCGCTGGGCGGCGCCGAGCTGGGCGACATGATGGGCAAGATGGGCGGAAGCCTGCCGGGACTCCCCGGTGGGCCCAATCTGCCCGCGGGGCTCGAGAATCTGCTCAAGAAGAAATAG
- a CDS encoding putative bifunctional diguanylate cyclase/phosphodiesterase, giving the protein MQLDQEEEKKQADAPRPSLLTGAISVAAILLFVGTGSSVLSKTLQHYFEGGAPADRTLVIALLLNVALILFGWRRHAALSQEVQIRAAAEERAQHLASRDPLTGFLNRRSLAEEGAAMFVRAQRRRKGMALMMLDLDHFKTINDMHGHAVGDALLRAVAREIAHVMPPIALTARLGGDEFACGFMFDPAEPGTVERIAEKLVSRMAQPFEAEGLRLHISCSLGISRSDFDCASIDALMRSSDIAMYAAKKSGRNRYAWFDQSMERELQVRNELESGLRLAIPRQEIVPYFEQQVDLSTGRLHGFEVLARWEHPTRGLIAPDLFIPIAEETGMIAELSLSIMRQAFMAARDWDQGLSISINISPSQLRDAWLAQKIIKVLTETGFPASRLEIEITESSLFDNLPLAQSIVGSLKNQGVRLALDDFGTGYSSLAHLRALPFDRIKIDKSFIMSLNESADSAAIVNAIISLGESLNLPITAEGVEDAAIEERLRALGCSKSQGWLYGRPLSVTAARRLLAERRLLQNSAPAPAALVPDAATSQRLVG; this is encoded by the coding sequence ATGCAGCTGGATCAGGAAGAAGAAAAGAAGCAGGCGGACGCACCGCGCCCCAGCCTGCTGACCGGCGCGATCAGCGTCGCGGCAATCCTGCTCTTCGTCGGCACCGGCAGTTCGGTGCTTTCGAAGACGCTCCAGCACTATTTCGAAGGCGGCGCGCCGGCCGATCGCACCCTCGTCATCGCCTTGCTGCTCAACGTCGCGCTGATCCTCTTCGGGTGGCGCCGCCACGCCGCGCTCAGCCAGGAAGTACAGATCCGAGCGGCCGCCGAGGAGCGCGCCCAGCATCTCGCCAGCCGCGATCCGCTCACCGGATTCCTCAACCGCCGCAGCCTGGCCGAGGAAGGCGCGGCGATGTTCGTCCGCGCCCAGCGCCGCCGCAAGGGCATGGCGCTGATGATGCTCGATCTCGACCATTTCAAGACGATCAACGACATGCACGGCCATGCCGTTGGCGATGCCCTGCTTCGCGCGGTCGCGCGCGAAATCGCGCATGTAATGCCGCCGATTGCGCTCACTGCGCGACTGGGCGGCGACGAATTCGCCTGTGGCTTCATGTTCGATCCCGCCGAGCCCGGCACCGTCGAGCGGATCGCCGAGAAGCTGGTCAGCCGCATGGCGCAGCCGTTCGAGGCCGAAGGGCTCCGGCTCCACATCAGTTGCTCGCTCGGCATCTCCCGCTCGGATTTCGACTGCGCCAGCATAGACGCACTGATGCGCTCCTCCGACATCGCGATGTACGCCGCCAAGAAATCGGGTCGCAATCGCTATGCCTGGTTCGATCAGTCGATGGAGCGCGAGCTTCAGGTCCGCAACGAACTCGAAAGCGGCCTGCGCCTCGCCATTCCGCGTCAGGAGATCGTCCCTTATTTCGAGCAGCAGGTCGATCTTTCGACCGGCCGCCTCCACGGCTTCGAAGTGCTCGCGCGCTGGGAGCATCCCACACGCGGCCTGATCGCACCCGATCTGTTCATCCCGATTGCCGAGGAAACCGGCATGATCGCCGAGTTGTCGCTGTCGATCATGCGCCAGGCCTTCATGGCGGCGCGAGACTGGGACCAGGGCCTGTCGATCTCGATCAACATCTCACCCTCGCAGCTGCGCGACGCCTGGCTCGCGCAGAAGATCATCAAGGTCCTCACCGAAACAGGCTTTCCCGCCAGCCGGCTCGAGATCGAGATCACCGAAAGCTCGCTGTTCGACAATCTGCCGCTCGCCCAGTCGATCGTCGGCAGCCTCAAGAATCAGGGCGTCCGGCTTGCGCTCGACGATTTCGGGACCGGCTATTCGTCGCTCGCGCATCTGCGCGCATTGCCGTTCGATCGGATCAAGATCGACAAGAGCTTCATCATGTCGCTCAACGAGAGCGCCGATTCTGCCGCGATCGTCAACGCGATCATATCGCTCGGCGAAAGCCTCAACCTGCCGATCACCGCCGAAGGCGTCGAGGATGCCGCGATCGAGGAGCGGCTGCGCGCGCTCGGCTGTTCTAAGTCGCAAGGCTGGCTCTATGGCCGCCCGCTCTCGGTAACTGCCGCACGGCGCCTGCTTGCCGAGCGTCGCCTCCTCCAGAATTCCGCGCCCGCGCCCGCCGCCCTCGTCCCGGATGCTGCTACCAGCCAACGCCTGGTTGGCTGA
- a CDS encoding DUF924 family protein has translation MRDDLGTPGSDVHAEAERVLAFWFDMLMPEQWFSRASGVDQEIRDRFATLREEVLANDAAGWREDRRTLLAAILLLDQFSRNIHRRSSEAFAADALARELTLQAIDKGWDEGLSREQAQFLYMPLMHAEDIECQALSLAKFALLGDEKVQAFAREHFQVIERFGRFPTRNEALGRQSTAAEKDYLSQPGVGW, from the coding sequence TTGCGCGACGATCTAGGGACCCCGGGGAGCGATGTCCACGCGGAGGCGGAGCGGGTGCTCGCCTTCTGGTTCGACATGCTCATGCCCGAACAATGGTTTTCCAGAGCGAGCGGAGTCGACCAGGAGATTCGCGACCGCTTCGCTACACTGCGGGAGGAGGTGCTGGCGAACGATGCGGCCGGGTGGCGCGAGGATCGGCGGACGCTACTGGCGGCGATCCTGCTGCTCGACCAATTCAGCCGCAATATTCACCGCCGCTCAAGCGAGGCCTTTGCCGCCGATGCGCTTGCCCGCGAACTGACGCTGCAGGCGATCGACAAGGGCTGGGACGAAGGGCTTTCGCGTGAGCAGGCGCAATTTCTCTACATGCCGCTGATGCATGCCGAGGATATCGAATGCCAGGCGCTCTCGCTGGCGAAGTTTGCGCTGCTCGGCGATGAGAAGGTGCAGGCGTTCGCGCGCGAGCATTTCCAAGTGATCGAGCGCTTCGGCCGCTTCCCGACGCGCAACGAGGCGCTCGGCCGGCAATCAACCGCGGCCGAGAAGGACTATCTCAGCCAACCAGGCGTTGGCTGGTAG
- the mtaB gene encoding tRNA (N(6)-L-threonylcarbamoyladenosine(37)-C(2))-methylthiotransferase MtaB yields MASPHIISLGCRLNLAESETIRALLPGRDTIVVNSCAVTNEAVKQTRQAIRRARRERPHAQLVVTGCAAQIDPAAFASMPEVDRVVGNAEKLRPAAWASAEPVLVQDIMAVRDTAPHLAASFSTHARAFVEVQNGCDHRCTFCAIPQGRGNSRSVPAGAVIDRIAQLAESHAEIVLTGVDLTSYGPDLPGAPTLGQLVERILTHVPRLQRLRLSSLDGIEIDDRLFALLTQESRLMPHVHLSLQAGDDMILKRMKRRHSRAESVALIQRLKTARPEIAIGADLIAGFPTETEAMFGNTLALLDDCDIVHPHIFPYSPRAGTPASRMPLVEPEVVKARAARLRAAAALRRSRWLEALVGSVQDILVERPGDRGHAGNFAEVHFPEQEVGSIVQVQIGSVADGALVASPVRPPRDLSIHA; encoded by the coding sequence ATGGCATCCCCTCATATCATCTCTCTCGGCTGCCGCTTGAACCTCGCGGAGAGCGAGACGATCCGTGCCTTGCTGCCGGGCCGTGACACGATCGTGGTGAACAGCTGCGCGGTGACCAATGAAGCGGTCAAGCAGACCCGCCAGGCGATCCGCCGCGCCCGCCGCGAGCGCCCGCACGCGCAGCTGGTGGTCACGGGATGCGCCGCGCAGATCGATCCCGCCGCCTTCGCCTCGATGCCCGAGGTCGATCGCGTCGTCGGCAATGCCGAGAAGCTGCGCCCCGCCGCCTGGGCGTCGGCCGAGCCGGTGCTTGTCCAGGACATCATGGCGGTCCGCGATACCGCGCCGCACCTGGCCGCCAGCTTCTCCACCCACGCCCGCGCCTTCGTCGAGGTCCAGAATGGCTGCGACCATCGCTGCACCTTCTGCGCGATTCCCCAGGGCCGCGGCAACAGCCGCTCGGTCCCCGCCGGCGCGGTGATCGATCGCATCGCCCAGTTGGCGGAAAGCCATGCCGAGATCGTCCTGACCGGGGTCGATCTCACCAGCTACGGCCCCGATCTCCCCGGCGCGCCCACGCTTGGCCAGCTGGTCGAGCGCATCCTGACGCATGTGCCCCGACTCCAGCGCCTCCGCCTCTCCTCGCTCGACGGCATCGAGATCGACGACCGCCTGTTCGCGCTCCTCACGCAAGAATCGCGGCTGATGCCCCACGTCCATTTGTCGCTCCAGGCGGGCGACGACATGATCCTCAAGCGCATGAAGCGCCGCCACAGCCGCGCCGAGAGCGTCGCTTTGATCCAGCGCCTCAAGACGGCGCGCCCCGAAATCGCGATCGGCGCCGATCTGATCGCCGGTTTCCCGACCGAGACCGAGGCGATGTTCGGCAACACCCTGGCTCTCCTCGACGATTGCGATATCGTGCACCCCCACATCTTCCCCTATAGCCCCCGCGCCGGCACGCCTGCATCGCGGATGCCGCTGGTCGAACCCGAAGTGGTGAAGGCCCGCGCGGCACGGTTGCGCGCGGCGGCGGCGCTTCGCCGCTCGCGATGGCTGGAAGCCCTGGTAGGCAGCGTGCAGGACATTCTCGTCGAGCGCCCAGGCGACCGGGGCCATGCTGGCAATTTCGCCGAAGTTCATTTTCCAGAACAAGAGGTTGGTTCGATCGTGCAGGTCCAGATTGGCAGCGTAGCCGACGGCGCGCTGGTCGCGTCCCCCGTCCGTCCCCCCCGCGACCTGAGTATCCACGCATGA
- the ftsY gene encoding signal recognition particle-docking protein FtsY gives MSTNPSWHDRLLGGFKRTSDRLLGNLAGLSGARLDDATLDEIEEALIASDLGPATAAKVRARLAEGQYERNMEELGIRLVVAEEVAKVLEPVARKLEIEAFPRPQVILVIGVNGSGKTTTIAKLANLLVEQDYGVMLAAGDTFRAAAIGQLRTWADRIGVPIVSGPEGGDAAGIVFEAVKQATDKGIDVLIVDTAGRLQNKRELMDELGKIRRVLGRINPASPHDVVLVLDATTGQNALNQIEVFKEVAGVTGLVMTKLDGTARGGVLVAAAEKYGLPIHAIGVGEKVDDLRPFDANEVARIIAGVGELTNG, from the coding sequence ATGAGCACCAACCCCTCCTGGCACGATCGCCTGCTCGGCGGCTTCAAGCGCACCTCGGATCGGCTGCTCGGCAACCTTGCCGGCCTCTCGGGCGCGCGGCTCGACGACGCCACGCTCGACGAAATCGAGGAAGCGCTGATCGCCTCCGATCTCGGCCCCGCGACGGCGGCAAAGGTCCGTGCCCGCCTTGCCGAGGGGCAATATGAGCGCAACATGGAGGAACTCGGCATCCGCCTGGTGGTGGCCGAGGAAGTCGCCAAGGTGCTTGAGCCCGTCGCCCGGAAACTGGAGATCGAGGCCTTTCCCCGCCCGCAGGTGATCCTCGTCATCGGCGTCAACGGCAGCGGCAAGACCACCACGATCGCCAAGCTGGCGAACCTGCTGGTCGAGCAGGATTATGGCGTGATGCTCGCCGCCGGCGACACCTTCCGCGCCGCCGCGATCGGCCAGCTGCGCACATGGGCCGATCGCATCGGCGTACCGATCGTCAGCGGGCCGGAGGGCGGCGACGCCGCCGGCATCGTCTTCGAAGCGGTCAAGCAGGCGACCGACAAGGGCATCGACGTCCTCATCGTCGATACCGCCGGCCGCCTCCAGAACAAGCGCGAGCTGATGGACGAGCTCGGCAAGATCCGTCGCGTGCTGGGCCGCATCAATCCCGCCTCCCCGCACGACGTGGTCCTCGTGCTCGACGCCACCACCGGCCAGAACGCACTCAACCAGATCGAAGTCTTCAAGGAAGTCGCCGGAGTCACCGGCCTCGTGATGACCAAATTGGACGGCACCGCCCGCGGCGGCGTCCTCGTCGCGGCCGCGGAGAAATACGGCCTCCCCATCCACGCGATCGGGGTCGGCGAGAAAGTCGACGATCTGCGCCCCTTCGATGCGAACGAGGTTGCGCGGATCATCGCCGGCGTGGGAGAGCTGACCAATGGCTGA